The following are encoded in a window of Roseimaritima ulvae genomic DNA:
- a CDS encoding PSD1 and planctomycete cytochrome C domain-containing protein, whose translation MNRFCTPLLLTPTLCASFVFCLASALPCHGDEAANPEQLEFFEKQVRPLLAEHCYECHSVRADKLQAGLLMDSRASLLEGGDSGEAMVPGDPDASLIIEAVRYESYEMPPNGKLSDQDIQTLEKWVQMGAPWPQEDAPTAEPNAPVFDLQARKAEQWAWQPIAHPPLPNVHDTDWPRDDLDRFILAKLEAAELSPAADADRRALVRRLYFDLTGLPPTPEQVRQALAMEGPQATAELVDQLLDSPAFGERWGRHWLDLVRYAESRGHEFDNDAENAYQYRDYVIRAFNADVPYDQLVREHLAGDLLSNPRLNPETGANESVLGTGFWFLGEWVHSPVDIRKDEADRFDNMIDVMSKTFLGVTVACARCHDHKFDPISTADYYSLSGFLQSSDYRQVRFESLEHNRRIAQQLDVLDTDFRRQINAVLADAVPPMADQPSKHSDAAVSIDYANLSAGDWMQDGYSFGMRARHAGQLVVAEQDGQPQLHIAPRHAAASDPFWNGLQSIGGKGVHNRGRLEKLPRSGRTLRTPTIDLTDGDVAIRVHGSGHVVACVDSHRLIAGPLHGQTIAEIKPGNGWVRMNLKRYVGHRVHFEFTPKQDATLEVCCVTQGATPKQLKNIERREATIAAAAEARQAAIEQWLQSDDAAVAEVRQLLALWDSQRRELSAQVRRKSQIAMGMMDGSGEDDHVLIRGNAGKPGKLEPRHFLTAITGDAPLPLQTRSGRLELAAQINDPANPLTARVIVNRIWHHLMGRGIVPTTDDFGVLGQRPTHPELLDHLAQRFLADGRSIKRMIRTIALSRSYQMSSHSDPAAVQADPKNLLWHHRPPARLQGEAIRDALLTISGQLDQTMYGEPVPIHLTSFMDGRGRPGHSGPLDGQGRRSIYISVRRNFLSPFMLTFDTPVPFSTMGRRNVSNVPAQALILMNDPFVVAQTQAWAERALSVVPPSDDQNADIGQRIDWMYQSAFARPADEQEQQIATAFLQQQATARELGINDAALWADLAHALVNTKEFIFLR comes from the coding sequence GTGAATCGTTTCTGTACCCCGCTCCTGTTGACGCCCACCCTGTGTGCCAGCTTCGTGTTCTGTCTGGCTTCGGCGTTGCCCTGCCATGGCGATGAAGCAGCGAACCCGGAGCAGTTAGAGTTTTTCGAGAAGCAAGTGCGTCCGCTGTTGGCGGAGCATTGTTATGAATGCCATAGCGTGCGAGCCGACAAATTGCAGGCCGGCCTGCTGATGGACAGTCGGGCCAGCCTGCTGGAAGGTGGGGACTCGGGCGAAGCGATGGTCCCGGGCGATCCCGACGCCAGCCTGATCATCGAAGCGGTCCGCTACGAATCTTACGAGATGCCGCCCAACGGCAAACTTTCCGATCAAGACATTCAGACGCTGGAAAAATGGGTCCAGATGGGTGCCCCTTGGCCCCAGGAAGACGCCCCCACGGCAGAGCCCAACGCGCCGGTGTTTGACCTGCAAGCCCGCAAAGCCGAACAGTGGGCCTGGCAACCGATCGCCCATCCGCCGCTGCCCAACGTCCACGACACAGACTGGCCGCGAGACGACTTGGACCGCTTCATCCTGGCCAAACTGGAAGCCGCCGAGCTGTCGCCAGCGGCCGATGCTGATCGTCGAGCGTTGGTGCGGCGACTGTATTTCGATCTAACCGGCTTGCCGCCCACGCCCGAACAGGTTCGCCAAGCTCTGGCCATGGAAGGTCCTCAAGCGACCGCCGAATTGGTCGACCAGCTGTTGGATTCGCCCGCTTTCGGGGAACGCTGGGGGCGGCACTGGTTGGACTTGGTCCGCTACGCCGAATCCCGCGGCCATGAATTTGATAACGATGCGGAAAACGCCTACCAATATCGCGACTACGTGATCCGCGCGTTTAATGCCGACGTGCCCTATGACCAATTGGTGCGAGAACACCTCGCCGGCGACCTGCTTTCCAATCCGCGGCTGAACCCCGAAACCGGCGCCAACGAATCGGTGCTGGGAACCGGCTTCTGGTTTCTTGGAGAATGGGTCCATTCGCCGGTGGACATTCGCAAAGACGAAGCCGACCGTTTTGACAATATGATCGACGTGATGTCCAAGACCTTCTTGGGCGTGACGGTGGCCTGTGCCCGCTGCCACGATCACAAGTTTGATCCGATTTCCACGGCCGACTATTACTCGCTGTCCGGGTTCCTGCAAAGCAGCGACTATCGCCAAGTGCGTTTTGAATCGCTCGAACACAACCGCCGGATCGCACAACAACTGGATGTGCTGGACACCGATTTCCGCAGGCAGATCAACGCCGTGCTGGCCGACGCGGTGCCCCCCATGGCCGACCAACCGAGCAAGCATTCCGATGCGGCCGTGTCGATCGACTACGCGAACCTGTCGGCCGGCGATTGGATGCAGGACGGATACAGCTTTGGCATGCGAGCGCGTCACGCCGGGCAATTGGTTGTGGCCGAACAAGACGGTCAGCCTCAGCTGCACATCGCGCCCCGTCACGCCGCGGCCAGCGATCCGTTCTGGAACGGATTGCAATCCATCGGCGGCAAGGGAGTCCACAACCGCGGCCGGCTGGAAAAACTGCCCCGCAGCGGCCGTACGCTCCGCACCCCCACGATCGACCTGACCGACGGCGATGTGGCCATCCGCGTACACGGCAGCGGTCACGTGGTGGCTTGCGTCGATTCGCATCGCCTGATCGCCGGTCCCCTGCACGGGCAAACCATCGCCGAGATCAAACCGGGCAACGGCTGGGTGCGGATGAACCTGAAACGGTACGTGGGACATCGCGTGCATTTTGAGTTCACGCCCAAGCAGGACGCCACGCTGGAAGTCTGCTGTGTGACGCAGGGGGCCACACCGAAGCAACTGAAAAACATCGAGCGTCGTGAAGCCACGATCGCCGCCGCCGCCGAAGCACGACAGGCGGCCATCGAACAGTGGCTGCAAAGTGACGATGCGGCGGTGGCCGAGGTTCGCCAGTTACTTGCGTTATGGGACAGCCAACGCCGCGAACTGTCCGCCCAGGTGCGACGCAAATCGCAGATCGCCATGGGCATGATGGACGGCAGCGGCGAAGATGACCACGTTTTAATTCGGGGCAACGCCGGCAAGCCCGGCAAGCTGGAACCGCGCCACTTTTTAACGGCCATCACCGGCGACGCCCCGCTGCCCCTGCAAACCCGCAGCGGACGGCTGGAACTGGCCGCTCAGATCAACGACCCGGCCAACCCGTTGACCGCGCGGGTCATCGTCAATCGCATCTGGCATCATTTAATGGGCCGCGGAATCGTGCCCACCACCGACGACTTTGGCGTGCTGGGCCAACGCCCCACTCATCCTGAGTTGCTGGATCATCTGGCGCAGCGGTTCCTGGCCGACGGGCGTTCGATCAAACGCATGATCCGCACCATCGCCCTGTCGCGGAGCTACCAGATGTCCAGCCACAGCGACCCTGCGGCGGTGCAGGCCGATCCCAAAAACCTGCTCTGGCATCACCGTCCGCCGGCCCGTCTGCAAGGTGAAGCGATCCGCGACGCGTTGCTGACCATCTCGGGCCAGCTGGACCAAACCATGTACGGCGAACCGGTACCGATCCACTTGACCAGCTTTATGGATGGTCGCGGCCGTCCCGGCCATAGCGGCCCCTTGGACGGGCAGGGGCGACGATCGATCTATATCTCGGTGCGTCGCAACTTCCTGTCGCCCTTTATGCTGACCTTCGACACGCCGGTACCATTCAGCACGATGGGCCGCCGCAATGTGTCCAACGTACCGGCTCAGGCTCTGATCCTGATGAACGATCCCTTCGTGGTCGCTCAAACCCAAGCCTGGGCAGAGCGAGCTTTGTCCGTCGTGCCACCCAGCGACGACCAGAACGCCGACATCGGCCAACGCATCGACTGGATGTACCAGAGTGCATTCGCTCGGCCCGCCGACGAACAAGAACAGCAGATCGCCACGGCTTTCTTGCAGCAACAAGCCACCGCCCGTGAACTGGGCATCAACGACGCAGCGCTGTGGGCCGACCTGGCCCACGCGTTGGTCAACACCAAGGAGTTTATCTTTTTACGATGA